In Exiguobacterium sibiricum 7-3, a genomic segment contains:
- a CDS encoding sugar phosphate nucleotidyltransferase produces MYILLLSGGSGKRLWPLSNDLNSKQFLRILEDADGHKQSMMERVFQQLEASGLADRTVITTTEAQLDAIEHQLGTKVSVIHEPSRRDTFPAIMLATSYLAERIDPTETIIVMPVDPYVDASFFQRFSALDEAVQAHPDALHLMGVEPLHPTSKYGYIIPESTSTMSPVQQFREKPSLETAVELIDQGALWNCGVFACRLDFLTERLNEQQVPVTYQALRTAYDSLEKTSFDYAVVEKTTHLFVHRYDGYWKDLGTWNTLTEEMPSSIHGNARLIHSTNTHIVNELQVPVLGIGLTDLIVSVSPDGVLVSSKEETPHLKEYLVDQELPPQFEWKRWGYATILHQQQLEDGRYAVTRRLHIQADHQISHHYHAQTDSTWSILQGQAEAIIDGKHQLLGPTSVVHIPREIPHTLKTLSDLIMIEIKYSIDWTEEDNYPFPISLGSN; encoded by the coding sequence ATGTATATTCTCTTATTATCAGGTGGATCCGGAAAACGACTTTGGCCGCTATCAAATGATTTGAACTCCAAACAGTTCCTGCGCATTCTTGAAGATGCGGATGGACACAAACAATCAATGATGGAACGGGTGTTTCAACAGTTAGAAGCGAGCGGTTTGGCGGACCGGACCGTCATCACGACGACGGAAGCCCAACTCGATGCGATTGAACATCAACTCGGCACCAAGGTGTCCGTCATCCATGAACCGTCTCGGCGGGATACGTTCCCGGCCATCATGCTCGCAACGAGTTATCTGGCAGAACGGATTGATCCAACGGAAACGATCATCGTCATGCCGGTTGATCCTTACGTCGACGCTTCTTTTTTCCAACGGTTTTCCGCGCTCGACGAGGCCGTCCAGGCTCACCCTGACGCGCTTCATTTAATGGGAGTCGAACCGCTTCATCCAACTTCTAAATACGGCTATATCATTCCTGAATCGACAAGCACGATGTCTCCGGTTCAACAATTTCGTGAAAAACCCTCCCTGGAGACTGCAGTCGAGTTGATTGATCAAGGGGCGTTGTGGAATTGCGGTGTCTTCGCCTGCCGGCTCGACTTCTTGACGGAACGCCTGAACGAGCAACAGGTGCCTGTGACGTATCAGGCATTGCGAACGGCGTATGATTCGCTTGAGAAAACATCGTTTGATTATGCCGTCGTCGAGAAAACAACCCACCTGTTCGTTCATCGGTATGATGGATACTGGAAAGATCTCGGGACGTGGAATACCCTGACGGAAGAAATGCCAAGTTCCATTCATGGAAATGCGCGGTTGATCCATTCCACCAATACGCATATCGTCAATGAATTACAAGTCCCTGTCCTCGGAATCGGCTTGACCGATTTAATCGTTTCGGTCAGTCCCGATGGTGTGCTCGTTTCGTCAAAAGAGGAAACACCTCACCTTAAAGAATATCTTGTCGATCAAGAGCTTCCCCCGCAATTTGAATGGAAACGCTGGGGATATGCGACGATTCTTCATCAACAACAATTGGAAGACGGACGGTATGCCGTGACACGCCGGCTGCATATCCAAGCTGACCATCAGATCAGTCATCACTACCATGCTCAGACAGACTCGACGTGGAGCATTCTCCAGGGACAAGCCGAAGCGATCATCGACGGGAAACATCAATTGCTTGGTCCCACTTCCGTCGTCCACATTCCACGCGAGATACCGCATACATTAAAGACATTGAGTGACTTGATTATGATTGAAATCAAATACTCCATCGACTGGACGGAGGAAGACAACTACCCGTTTCCGATTTCACTCGGTTCGAATTAA
- a CDS encoding type I phosphomannose isomerase catalytic subunit: MYKIEPVFKERIWGGRRLEELFHFDLPAGSIGECWTVSAHPSGQTPLADGPYQGQTLDQLWQTHRTSLFGPYALEAFPLHVKLLDSSSYLSVQVHPNDEDAKRLEGEPYGKNECWYILEAEEGAEVIVGHHLSCREELVTCAERKEWDVCLRHQSVQKGDFIYIPSGTIHALGPGIVLLEIQQMSDRTYRLYDYDRLDADGNRRELHLEKAIAVTTIPDEPLTIRPIREMTTSGTKTTLLEVPFFTVVHHDINGAEYCLSDSPTFRLLTVVSGQGEVHAADGSEQRLLQKGDQYFIPCSAGEYRISGRLECVTSEVFPS, translated from the coding sequence ATGTATAAAATCGAGCCAGTATTCAAAGAACGGATTTGGGGTGGTCGTCGTCTTGAAGAGTTGTTTCATTTCGATTTACCGGCAGGATCAATCGGAGAATGCTGGACGGTTTCGGCACATCCGAGCGGACAAACTCCTTTAGCGGACGGTCCTTATCAAGGACAGACACTAGATCAATTGTGGCAGACTCATCGGACAAGTTTATTTGGTCCATACGCACTGGAGGCTTTTCCTTTACACGTTAAGCTACTCGATTCCTCCTCGTATTTGTCCGTCCAAGTCCATCCGAATGATGAAGATGCAAAACGGTTGGAAGGCGAACCGTATGGGAAAAATGAATGTTGGTATATCCTTGAGGCGGAGGAAGGGGCGGAGGTCATTGTTGGTCACCATCTGTCTTGTCGCGAAGAACTCGTGACGTGTGCGGAGCGGAAAGAGTGGGATGTCTGCCTTCGTCATCAATCTGTCCAAAAAGGGGATTTCATTTACATTCCGAGTGGAACGATTCATGCTCTTGGTCCGGGAATCGTGTTGCTTGAAATTCAACAAATGAGTGACCGGACGTATCGACTGTATGATTATGACCGTCTCGACGCTGATGGAAACCGCCGTGAGCTGCATCTCGAAAAAGCAATCGCCGTTACGACGATTCCGGATGAACCGTTGACAATCCGACCGATTCGGGAGATGACGACTTCCGGGACGAAAACGACGTTACTGGAAGTCCCCTTCTTCACGGTCGTCCATCACGATATCAACGGGGCGGAGTACTGCTTATCCGACAGTCCGACGTTTCGACTGCTGACCGTCGTATCAGGTCAAGGTGAAGTGCATGCAGCTGATGGTTCCGAACAACGCCTGTTACAAAAAGGGGATCAGTACTTCATTCCCTGTTCGGCAGGGGAATACCGGATCTCCGGGCGGCTGGAGTGCGTGACGAGTGAAGTCTTTCCAAGTTAA
- a CDS encoding peroxiredoxin-like family protein: protein MSTLLEEIQAYQEQFRQKAPQEKQRLMAQATNELAASDGAKGLSVGDEAPRFTLPSASGQSVSLEELLQDGPVIVTFYRGGWCPYCNLELRAYQREVEKIEAKGATIVAISPETPDHSLSTQEKNDLAFQVLSDVDNVVARQFDLVFGMPDYLIDVYKASGLDVAGHNGNEDWQLPKPATFIIQPSGKVSFADVPADYTKRTDPLTIIEAL from the coding sequence ATGTCTACATTGCTCGAAGAAATCCAAGCGTATCAAGAACAATTTCGTCAAAAGGCGCCGCAGGAAAAACAACGATTGATGGCACAAGCGACAAACGAGTTAGCCGCATCAGACGGCGCCAAAGGATTGAGCGTCGGAGATGAGGCACCCCGCTTCACGTTGCCGAGTGCATCCGGTCAGTCGGTGTCGTTAGAGGAACTGCTGCAAGATGGTCCGGTCATCGTAACGTTTTATCGTGGCGGCTGGTGCCCGTATTGTAATCTGGAGCTTCGGGCCTACCAACGGGAAGTAGAAAAAATTGAAGCAAAAGGAGCGACGATAGTAGCGATCAGTCCGGAAACACCGGATCACTCGCTCTCGACGCAGGAAAAAAATGACCTGGCATTTCAAGTGTTGAGTGATGTCGATAACGTCGTCGCCCGTCAATTCGACCTTGTGTTCGGTATGCCTGACTATTTAATCGACGTGTACAAGGCGTCCGGTCTTGACGTTGCCGGTCATAACGGCAATGAGGACTGGCAGTTGCCAAAACCGGCAACGTTCATCATTCAGCCGTCCGGAAAAGTTTCATTTGCTGACGTCCCGGCTGATTATACAAAACGGACAGATCCGCTGACGATCATCGAAGCGTTGTAA
- a CDS encoding YcjF family protein → MDDFFGEGLETNEQKRKRKLEEVFDQSFESERRDFNQSLEQEVTVALIGDVNAGKSSTLNAILGREVATVGAKPGETTRIDQIRQHPEDKVVFVDTPGLNDANSLNSDTTWKFYQSADVILYFLNAAGTVLSETETKNFKKIYAHNKNIVIVVTKIDATNDLTTILSHIESKLPGPKVVPVSAMDGTNIDRLRREVLDILKKFNKDNLFVREIDPALRGKIANNWIVGAGTAAGAIGAVPFPGADIIPLTSIQIGLMLKLSNLYERNLSKESAKELLVVTIVGNSGKTAFRQLAKMVPGYGAVIGAGVASTATLALGYGTKYAYENKLELTPESLMGLIKKFRKKSDGAK, encoded by the coding sequence ATGGATGATTTTTTTGGAGAAGGTCTTGAGACCAATGAGCAGAAACGAAAACGAAAACTCGAAGAAGTGTTTGACCAATCGTTTGAGTCGGAACGCCGCGACTTTAACCAGTCACTCGAACAGGAAGTGACCGTTGCCTTAATCGGGGACGTCAATGCGGGTAAATCCTCGACGCTGAATGCGATTCTTGGTCGGGAAGTCGCGACCGTTGGTGCAAAGCCGGGGGAGACGACACGGATCGATCAAATCCGGCAACATCCGGAAGATAAGGTCGTTTTCGTCGATACACCGGGATTGAACGATGCAAACAGCTTAAACTCGGATACGACGTGGAAGTTTTACCAGAGCGCGGACGTCATCCTCTACTTCTTGAACGCCGCCGGAACCGTCTTATCGGAAACGGAGACCAAAAACTTCAAGAAGATTTATGCCCACAACAAAAACATCGTCATCGTCGTCACGAAGATTGATGCGACGAATGACCTCACGACGATTCTGTCGCATATTGAGTCAAAATTGCCGGGACCCAAAGTCGTACCGGTCTCCGCGATGGACGGGACGAACATTGACCGTCTGCGGCGTGAGGTGCTCGATATCCTAAAAAAGTTCAACAAGGATAATCTGTTTGTTCGCGAGATCGATCCGGCGTTGCGGGGGAAAATCGCGAACAATTGGATCGTCGGAGCAGGGACCGCAGCGGGAGCAATTGGAGCGGTACCGTTTCCGGGAGCCGACATCATTCCGTTAACATCGATTCAAATCGGACTGATGCTGAAGCTGTCGAACTTGTATGAGCGGAATCTTTCGAAGGAAAGTGCGAAAGAACTGTTGGTCGTGACGATTGTCGGCAATTCCGGCAAAACGGCATTCCGGCAACTGGCGAAGATGGTCCCGGGATACGGGGCTGTCATCGGTGCAGGGGTTGCCTCGACAGCGACACTCGCCCTCGGGTACGGGACGAAATACGCTTATGAGAACAAACTGGAACTGACACCGGAAAGTTTGATGGGCTTGATCAAAAAGTTCCGCAAGAAATCAGACGGAGCAAAATAA
- a CDS encoding GNAT family N-acetyltransferase produces MKIRAMTAADYPEVGRIYKQGIQTQNATFRTEVPPFDYWDAHHHIHSRIVAEEDGKVLGWVAISPFSSIPAYQGVAEVSLYIDEDARGKGIGTALMHAVIEASEAAGIWTLHSQIFPENTASLKLHQRFGFREVGRRERIGQLAGVWRDTILLERRSQM; encoded by the coding sequence ATGAAGATACGGGCAATGACCGCAGCAGATTATCCGGAAGTCGGCCGGATTTACAAACAGGGGATACAGACGCAGAATGCGACGTTTCGAACGGAAGTACCGCCGTTTGACTACTGGGATGCCCATCATCACATACACAGCCGGATTGTAGCGGAAGAAGACGGGAAGGTGCTCGGATGGGTCGCCATCAGTCCATTTTCGTCGATTCCCGCCTATCAGGGGGTGGCGGAAGTCAGTCTTTATATTGACGAAGACGCACGTGGTAAAGGAATCGGTACCGCATTGATGCATGCTGTCATTGAAGCGAGTGAAGCGGCGGGCATCTGGACGTTGCACTCACAAATCTTCCCGGAAAACACTGCGAGTTTAAAGCTGCACCAACGGTTTGGTTTCCGGGAAGTCGGTCGGCGGGAACGGATCGGACAATTGGCCGGCGTCTGGCGGGATACGATTTTACTGGAGCGGAGAAGTCAGATGTAA
- a CDS encoding DUF4179 domain-containing protein — protein sequence MSKRSLQNEYKQIPVPQAALQERIRQGMEQGKQEQQIKRPKRLRRLVVSTGLAASLLITSTFVIPSFATAMAKVPLLGQIYRPFAEQENTGTAIGQKQLATKINQVASDQGIDIQVIDAYYDGATIGMNLIATGVPDVKPEIRSGLYELFKGDKRFAGTETMELVYFKKVNGVWQGRIEYMLGENKLRDKIRVPIVLTEMFGVKGNWTFEIPIKRLETSEHIYETVADNPDYETSITLDKLIQGKGSTSFEYTTRSPKGERTYVEMSLFDQSGKPVIHNWTWSTQSIKRTKTKIKEIEKSRLVVGNYVIKPGTYTLHPMLQISPRTKKVPLTQSLPYHQKSARHPLKMTITSIETTSNQVVVEFSTNSRSSQSDIKLDIRNSMYLLKGTEPPDGREIKPKLAVLNANKQTFKATFNLPESSEHPKEEYYLETGYGNTVLNTPISLRPIPFTVN from the coding sequence ATGTCAAAGCGCAGTCTTCAAAATGAGTATAAACAGATTCCTGTGCCGCAGGCCGCCTTACAGGAACGGATTCGTCAGGGAATGGAGCAGGGAAAGCAGGAGCAACAAATCAAACGGCCGAAACGCCTGCGACGCCTAGTTGTCTCGACGGGACTTGCGGCGTCACTGTTGATCACATCAACGTTCGTCATCCCGTCCTTTGCGACGGCGATGGCAAAAGTTCCGTTACTCGGACAAATCTATCGACCGTTTGCTGAACAGGAAAACACCGGTACCGCAATTGGTCAAAAACAGCTCGCAACCAAAATCAATCAAGTCGCAAGTGATCAGGGGATTGATATCCAGGTCATCGATGCGTATTACGACGGAGCAACGATTGGGATGAACCTTATAGCAACCGGCGTCCCGGATGTGAAGCCAGAAATTCGGTCAGGATTATATGAACTGTTCAAAGGGGATAAACGTTTTGCCGGGACGGAGACCATGGAACTGGTTTATTTCAAAAAGGTGAACGGTGTTTGGCAAGGGCGGATCGAATATATGCTTGGTGAAAATAAACTGAGAGATAAGATTCGTGTTCCAATCGTGCTGACAGAAATGTTTGGTGTCAAAGGAAATTGGACGTTTGAAATTCCGATTAAACGACTAGAAACTTCTGAACATATTTATGAGACAGTCGCAGACAATCCGGATTATGAAACGAGTATTACGCTAGATAAATTAATTCAGGGGAAAGGGAGCACTTCATTCGAATATACGACACGTTCACCAAAAGGAGAACGGACTTATGTCGAGATGTCATTATTTGATCAGTCGGGTAAACCAGTAATCCATAATTGGACATGGTCGACTCAGTCCATTAAACGAACAAAAACAAAAATAAAGGAAATTGAAAAGTCACGATTAGTCGTCGGGAACTATGTGATTAAACCGGGAACTTATACATTGCATCCAATGTTGCAAATAAGCCCGCGAACGAAAAAGGTGCCACTTACACAATCGCTACCTTATCATCAAAAGTCCGCTAGGCATCCTCTTAAAATGACCATTACATCTATCGAGACGACTTCCAATCAAGTCGTGGTTGAATTTTCGACGAATTCCCGTTCGTCACAATCGGATATAAAGCTTGATATCCGTAATTCCATGTATTTACTGAAAGGAACAGAACCACCGGACGGTCGGGAAATTAAACCGAAATTAGCGGTCCTGAATGCCAACAAACAAACGTTTAAAGCGACGTTCAATCTGCCAGAATCGTCTGAACACCCGAAGGAAGAGTATTATCTTGAGACTGGATACGGTAATACCGTACTCAATACGCCAATTTCCCTTCGCCCGATTCCGTTTACGGTCAACTAA
- a CDS encoding sigma-70 family RNA polymerase sigma factor codes for MELDLRTEHTELVRRAIKQDEAAFEQLILLHSEQLYRTAYVYVKNEQDALDVVQETVYKAFISIGQVKEPKYFVTWLTKILIRNCYRVLNQQTAVVDLIEQIPVKESSREEHLDLIDALSHLRKEYRDVLVLFYFHDVPMKEIASFIGITLNTVKTYLKRGREELKVQLGGIDYVKAQSSK; via the coding sequence ATGGAATTGGACTTACGAACGGAGCACACGGAGCTTGTCCGGCGTGCCATCAAGCAAGACGAGGCAGCATTTGAACAATTGATTCTCCTACATAGTGAACAGCTCTACCGGACGGCCTACGTCTATGTCAAAAACGAACAGGATGCGCTCGACGTCGTCCAGGAAACGGTCTATAAAGCATTCATTTCCATTGGACAAGTCAAAGAGCCGAAATACTTCGTGACTTGGCTGACGAAAATCCTGATCCGGAACTGTTACCGTGTTCTGAATCAACAGACAGCGGTAGTGGATCTGATTGAACAGATTCCGGTGAAGGAATCTTCACGGGAAGAACATTTGGATCTGATTGACGCCTTGTCGCATCTGCGAAAAGAATACCGGGATGTTTTAGTGCTCTTTTATTTTCACGATGTCCCAATGAAGGAGATTGCCTCTTTTATCGGCATCACCTTGAATACGGTCAAGACGTATCTCAAACGGGGACGGGAAGAATTAAAGGTACAGTTAGGAGGAATCGACTATGTCAAAGCGCAGTCTTCAAAATGA
- a CDS encoding GNAT family N-acetyltransferase has protein sequence MQIELRPVTNENWEACCALELTTEQQGFLEPNVYSIAQASFEPTLVMRAIYAADELVGFLMYNSEREELDGYWIYRLMIDQRHQGAGIGREAVRLLLAEMQQLPEAACIVVGYHPDNQAAHRLYARLGFIDHGDRFGKEMAVRYTF, from the coding sequence ATGCAGATTGAATTACGCCCAGTCACGAACGAGAACTGGGAAGCCTGTTGTGCGCTTGAATTAACGACGGAACAACAGGGATTTTTAGAACCGAACGTCTACTCGATTGCTCAGGCTAGCTTTGAGCCGACGCTCGTCATGCGGGCGATTTATGCAGCGGATGAGTTGGTCGGATTTTTGATGTACAATTCGGAACGGGAAGAACTGGACGGCTACTGGATTTACCGGTTGATGATCGACCAACGCCACCAAGGAGCAGGCATCGGTCGTGAAGCGGTGCGGTTATTGCTTGCAGAAATGCAACAGCTTCCGGAAGCGGCGTGTATCGTCGTCGGTTACCATCCGGACAATCAAGCAGCACACCGTCTGTATGCACGACTCGGCTTTATCGATCACGGGGACCGGTTCGGCAAAGAGATGGCGGTCCGGTATACGTTCTAA
- a CDS encoding Gfo/Idh/MocA family protein — MRVALIGAGFHARTNLFPAMKEADFEMVAVTTRRLESAERALRDIGSTGRAYIDYTQMLAEEQMDAVLICLQPADQVEVVRSCLAVGCAVYVEKPLGLSVGQAKELAELVTDQVTSVGFMKRYAPVYTKLKQVLVQNTYGDLRSFELRFACDASGFCNDRADFLSLAAIHQLDLIRFLAGEVEQITGMSLEADGELHLQLSLRMTSGAVGQVTLINSPLYTREVEELTLRFERAVCQAAEMEHLIIEEKQAPTSWQELEERQMYYRSPMSTMSGGMKDLYLRGFVGEMKHFQAAVQGDVVSHSDFRDNVKTMQLIQDILDTVR; from the coding sequence ATGAGAGTGGCATTGATCGGTGCCGGGTTCCATGCCCGGACGAACTTATTTCCGGCAATGAAGGAAGCCGATTTTGAGATGGTTGCGGTGACGACACGCCGTCTTGAAAGTGCGGAACGGGCGTTACGTGACATCGGCAGTACCGGCCGTGCCTATATAGACTACACGCAGATGCTTGCAGAGGAACAGATGGATGCAGTCCTCATTTGTCTTCAACCGGCGGATCAGGTCGAGGTCGTCCGGTCGTGTCTGGCAGTGGGTTGTGCCGTCTACGTCGAAAAACCGCTCGGCTTATCGGTTGGACAGGCGAAAGAGCTGGCCGAACTCGTCACGGATCAGGTGACAAGTGTCGGCTTCATGAAACGGTATGCACCGGTTTATACGAAATTGAAGCAAGTACTGGTCCAAAACACATACGGCGATCTTCGTTCGTTCGAATTACGGTTTGCATGTGATGCGTCCGGCTTCTGTAACGACCGAGCCGACTTTTTATCACTCGCCGCGATTCATCAACTCGATTTGATCCGCTTCTTGGCGGGTGAGGTCGAGCAAATCACCGGCATGTCGCTCGAAGCGGACGGTGAACTGCACCTTCAGCTGTCACTTCGGATGACAAGCGGGGCAGTCGGACAGGTGACCTTGATTAACTCTCCGCTCTATACAAGAGAAGTCGAGGAGCTGACGCTGCGCTTTGAACGGGCTGTGTGCCAAGCCGCGGAAATGGAGCATTTGATCATCGAGGAAAAACAAGCACCGACATCCTGGCAGGAGCTCGAAGAACGGCAGATGTATTACCGGTCCCCGATGTCGACGATGTCCGGTGGGATGAAAGATTTGTATTTGCGCGGATTCGTCGGCGAGATGAAACATTTTCAAGCGGCGGTTCAAGGCGATGTCGTATCCCACTCCGATTTTCGGGACAACGTCAAAACGATGCAGTTGATTCAAGATATTCTCGATACCGTCCGATAA
- a CDS encoding YjjG family noncanonical pyrimidine nucleotidase, with amino-acid sequence MNYKTLLFDIDHTLLDFDATERAALRQLFEEEQLEWTDEREARYRTINRSLWQALERGEVTRQEVITSRFVAFFAEQGRTVDGSRMDTRYRAYLSQGTELIAGAIELLDALKGKYQLYVVTNGVAATQHARLKGSGLAPYFDGIFVSEETGYQKPMPAFFDYVFDRIPDATRDQTLIIGDSLTADIQGGISAGIATCWFNPGHATASATLTPTYTIERLDQLVTVLETKEEVR; translated from the coding sequence ATGAATTACAAGACACTATTATTTGATATCGATCATACCTTGCTTGATTTTGATGCGACGGAACGTGCGGCGTTACGGCAACTGTTTGAAGAGGAACAGCTCGAATGGACGGACGAGCGGGAAGCCCGATACCGGACGATCAACCGCTCCTTATGGCAGGCACTTGAACGGGGAGAGGTAACACGGCAGGAAGTGATTACGTCACGTTTTGTGGCGTTTTTTGCCGAGCAGGGCCGGACGGTCGACGGCAGTCGAATGGATACGCGTTACCGTGCTTACTTGAGTCAAGGGACGGAATTGATTGCAGGAGCGATTGAGTTGCTCGACGCGCTCAAAGGGAAGTATCAGCTGTATGTCGTGACGAACGGTGTCGCCGCGACGCAACATGCACGACTCAAAGGATCTGGTCTGGCGCCTTATTTTGACGGGATTTTTGTCTCGGAAGAAACCGGCTATCAAAAACCGATGCCAGCCTTTTTTGATTACGTGTTTGACCGGATTCCGGACGCGACGCGCGATCAGACGTTGATCATCGGCGACTCGTTGACGGCAGACATCCAGGGAGGCATCTCGGCAGGAATTGCGACATGTTGGTTTAATCCCGGTCATGCCACGGCTTCGGCAACACTGACGCCGACCTATACGATCGAGCGACTCGACCAGCTTGTGACCGTACTTGAAACAAAGGAGGAAGTCCGATGA
- a CDS encoding DMT family transporter: MTLGIVLALFGGMMVCIQNTFNAKVKERVGAWATTTLVLGLGFLASLTIGLIVEGSDLFSMSGMQPWFWFSGILGVGVVLCVTQGVQQLGPSYAISIVMVSQILFALLWDTLGWFGLDQVAFTWTKAVGVVLIGGGVLLFQLGGKLTERRMLRKGA; the protein is encoded by the coding sequence ATGACACTTGGAATTGTCCTCGCCCTATTCGGCGGGATGATGGTCTGTATTCAAAATACGTTTAATGCCAAGGTCAAGGAACGAGTCGGCGCATGGGCGACAACGACGCTTGTTCTCGGACTCGGATTCCTGGCATCCTTGACCATCGGATTGATTGTTGAAGGCAGCGATCTCTTTTCCATGAGCGGGATGCAACCGTGGTTTTGGTTCAGCGGCATCCTTGGCGTCGGCGTCGTCCTGTGTGTGACGCAAGGGGTGCAACAGCTCGGACCGAGTTATGCGATCTCAATCGTCATGGTTTCACAAATTCTGTTTGCCTTGTTGTGGGATACGCTCGGTTGGTTTGGTCTCGATCAAGTGGCATTTACGTGGACGAAAGCCGTCGGCGTTGTCCTGATTGGCGGCGGTGTTTTATTATTCCAACTCGGCGGCAAATTGACTGAACGACGGATGTTACGAAAAGGAGCCTGA
- a CDS encoding Crp/Fnr family transcriptional regulator produces MEQAQLDEYLARFQLTEVFAGGLREHLQPVAFQAGDWLCRQGDAADRMYLLLEGKLKITHMSATGKRLVLSFKHPFDLVGDIEYVRRTPLMNTVEAVTPVKAVSISYTALEQNGADNPALLCFLLETITMKFELKSHSMSFNLLYPVEVRLASYLLSMTPETPTLPVSDLVDAADLIGTSYRHLNRVLRQFSQDGLIERTNRTITIVDREGLTERVGESIYE; encoded by the coding sequence GTGGAACAAGCACAACTGGATGAGTACTTGGCGCGGTTTCAATTGACGGAAGTGTTTGCCGGCGGGTTGCGGGAGCATTTACAACCGGTCGCTTTTCAAGCCGGGGACTGGCTGTGTCGTCAAGGCGACGCGGCGGACCGGATGTACTTGTTGCTCGAGGGGAAGCTGAAGATTACCCATATGTCAGCGACCGGAAAACGGCTCGTCTTATCGTTTAAACATCCGTTTGATCTGGTCGGCGATATCGAATACGTCCGTCGGACCCCGTTGATGAATACGGTCGAAGCAGTCACACCGGTCAAAGCGGTCAGCATTTCCTATACTGCACTGGAACAAAACGGAGCCGATAATCCGGCACTGCTCTGCTTTTTACTCGAGACAATTACGATGAAGTTTGAGCTGAAGTCGCATTCGATGAGCTTTAACCTGCTGTATCCGGTCGAAGTCCGACTCGCCAGTTACCTCTTGTCGATGACACCGGAAACACCGACGTTACCGGTCAGTGATCTCGTCGATGCGGCGGATTTAATCGGTACGAGTTACCGTCACCTGAACCGTGTCCTGCGGCAGTTCAGTCAGGACGGCTTGATCGAGCGGACGAACCGGACGATTACGATCGTGGACCGGGAGGGTTTGACGGAACGGGTCGGCGAAAGTATTTATGAGTGA
- a CDS encoding DMT family transporter, which produces MRGILFAISGGFFLTLQSVANARISNSIGTWQAATLTQMTGFVVALLITLILRDRTFRQMKEVKLLYLSGGALAAAVLFSNMTAVHLMGVTLTISLFLIAQLGLALVIDWNGWFGMIKRRLQLPQVIGILMMIGGVLILKW; this is translated from the coding sequence ATGCGTGGAATTCTTTTTGCAATCAGCGGAGGTTTTTTTCTGACACTCCAAAGTGTCGCCAATGCCAGAATCAGCAACAGCATCGGGACGTGGCAAGCAGCGACCTTGACTCAGATGACCGGTTTTGTCGTCGCCTTATTGATTACGTTGATCCTGCGTGACCGGACGTTCCGGCAGATGAAAGAGGTTAAGCTGCTCTATTTATCCGGAGGAGCATTGGCCGCTGCCGTCCTGTTCAGTAACATGACAGCTGTTCATTTGATGGGTGTGACGTTGACGATTTCTTTATTCCTGATTGCCCAGCTCGGCTTGGCACTGGTGATTGATTGGAACGGATGGTTCGGAATGATCAAACGGCGGTTGCAGTTGCCGCAAGTGATCGGCATTTTAATGATGATCGGCGGCGTGCTGATCTTAAAATGGTAA
- a CDS encoding zinc ribbon domain-containing protein YjdM — MNEYPNCPNCGSAYTYEDGNVLVCPECANEWTAADAAAAEEANVIRDANGNVLSDGDTITVIKDLKVKGTSLVVKQGTRVKGIRLVDGDHDIDCKIDGLGAMKLKSEFVKKI, encoded by the coding sequence ATGAATGAATACCCGAACTGTCCGAACTGCGGCTCAGCGTATACATACGAAGACGGCAACGTATTGGTGTGCCCGGAATGTGCCAATGAATGGACGGCAGCCGATGCAGCAGCGGCAGAAGAAGCCAACGTCATCCGAGATGCGAACGGCAATGTACTGAGCGACGGTGATACAATCACAGTCATCAAGGACTTAAAAGTGAAGGGAACGTCGCTTGTCGTCAAACAAGGGACACGCGTCAAAGGAATCCGTCTCGTCGACGGTGATCATGACATCGATTGCAAAATTGATGGACTCGGTGCGATGAAGTTGAAGTCGGAGTTTGTGAAGAAAATTTAA